A part of Paraliobacillus zengyii genomic DNA contains:
- a CDS encoding histidine phosphatase family protein has product MITIGLIRHGITEWNSLGKAQGVSDIPLNEIGRKQASDIGDRLLLEEQWDMIITSDLSRAIETANIIGTKIGLPSSHIDKRVREINCGQIEGTTEEQRIRKWGSEWRNIDLGMEKFADVSNRGRDFLEDIVCTYKGKRILVVSHGALIGLTLQRLLPQKFQKTYIDNTSITILKNREEKWDCILYNCTKHLK; this is encoded by the coding sequence ATGATAACGATAGGACTAATTAGGCACGGAATAACTGAATGGAACTCCTTGGGTAAGGCTCAAGGTGTAAGTGATATTCCCTTAAATGAAATTGGCAGAAAGCAAGCCTCTGACATTGGTGATAGGCTTCTTCTTGAAGAACAGTGGGATATGATTATTACGAGTGACTTATCAAGGGCAATTGAAACAGCGAACATTATTGGTACAAAAATTGGCTTGCCCAGTAGTCATATTGATAAAAGGGTACGAGAAATAAATTGTGGACAAATTGAAGGAACTACGGAAGAACAAAGAATCAGAAAATGGGGTAGTGAGTGGCGTAATATAGATCTAGGAATGGAAAAGTTCGCAGATGTATCTAACAGAGGAAGAGATTTTTTAGAGGATATAGTTTGTACATATAAAGGGAAACGAATTTTGGTAGTGAGTCACGGTGCTTTAATCGGTTTAACATTACAAAGATTACTGCCACAAAAATTCCAAAAGACTTATATTGATAATACATCTATTACTATTTTAAAAAATAGAGAAGAAAAATGGGATTGTATTTTGTATAACTGTACGAAACATTTAAAATAA
- a CDS encoding nucleotidyltransferase, translating into MKNIGCFCPTDIKGFIINDSSLNKIKPEFYKVIQKAVEKYKTHLGEDLHSIYIRGSIPRGLGIDSVSDLDTIAITNKETNDIDLKWVDKVEQELNKKYNLVNGVELSFYYIKDVLETNNFSIIPFMIKTHSICVYGEDLSVHLPNYKVDKTLGNEHLMNIKNQIQQAKEDLDGNEDIEDILDCCGWIMKIIVRAGLALVIEEENKYTRDLYPAYRIFSEHYPEKESEMKLALKYAINPVENPNEIIDFLDDMGNWMVNESEKWLQVYNPKKVRNMDL; encoded by the coding sequence ATTAAAAATATTGGGTGCTTTTGTCCGACGGATATTAAAGGATTTATAATAAATGATTCGAGTCTAAACAAAATTAAACCTGAATTTTATAAGGTGATTCAAAAAGCAGTAGAAAAATATAAAACTCACTTAGGAGAAGACCTACATAGTATTTATATTAGAGGGTCCATTCCTCGTGGGTTAGGTATAGATAGTGTTTCAGATTTAGATACAATAGCCATTACAAATAAAGAAACCAATGATATAGACTTGAAATGGGTAGACAAGGTTGAACAAGAATTAAACAAGAAATACAACTTAGTAAATGGAGTGGAACTTAGTTTCTATTACATAAAAGATGTTTTAGAAACAAATAACTTCTCTATTATACCTTTTATGATTAAAACACATAGTATTTGTGTATATGGAGAAGATTTAAGCGTCCATTTACCTAATTATAAAGTAGATAAAACACTTGGTAACGAACATCTAATGAATATAAAGAATCAAATTCAACAAGCAAAAGAAGACCTTGATGGTAATGAGGATATTGAAGATATTTTGGATTGTTGTGGATGGATTATGAAAATCATAGTTAGGGCAGGACTTGCACTTGTGATAGAGGAAGAAAACAAATATACAAGAGATTTATACCCAGCATATAGGATATTCTCTGAACACTATCCAGAAAAAGAATCTGAAATGAAACTAGCCCTTAAATATGCTATTAACCCAGTAGAAAATCCAAATGAAATTATTGATTTTTTAGATGATATGGGAAATTGGATGGTAAATGAGTCCGAAAAGTGGTTGCAAGTCTATAATCCAAAAAAGGTTAGAAATATGGATTTATAG
- a CDS encoding GNAT family N-acetyltransferase, with protein sequence MEENINIIRFCDNYSDLEAIGELYCVTFSTTINYSLEDKENAIKNIKKHTSYEGFKGFKAVDDKGNIVGFTYGYTSLPEQFYRQKIAEQLSKKEINIWLNYCFEFVEIAVSPSYKRSGIGSKLHDAILERNKHKTSVLTTGIDNSPAINLYGRKGWKLIKKDAPVISEDNLQVIMGKEIN encoded by the coding sequence GTGGAAGAAAATATTAACATTATTCGGTTTTGCGACAATTACTCTGACTTGGAAGCAATTGGAGAGCTTTATTGTGTTACTTTTTCAACAACAATAAACTATTCACTTGAAGATAAAGAAAATGCAATAAAAAACATTAAAAAGCACACGAGTTATGAAGGGTTTAAAGGTTTTAAAGCAGTAGATGACAAAGGAAATATTGTAGGCTTTACATATGGCTATACAAGTTTACCAGAACAGTTTTATAGACAAAAAATTGCTGAACAGTTATCAAAAAAAGAAATCAATATCTGGTTAAATTATTGTTTTGAATTTGTTGAAATAGCAGTAAGTCCTTCCTATAAACGTTCTGGAATAGGAAGCAAATTACACGATGCGATATTAGAGAGGAATAAGCATAAAACTTCTGTACTAACAACGGGTATTGATAACAGTCCAGCAATAAATTTATATGGGAGAAAAGGTTGGAAATTGATTAAAAAAGATGCTCCTGTTATTTCAGAAGATAATTTACAAGTAATAATGGGTAAAGAAATAAATTAA
- a CDS encoding HAD-IIIA family hydrolase, whose amino-acid sequence MKNERKIEAIFLDRDGTIGGDDTVHYPGTFELFPYSQNLIDELKKAGVKLFSFTNQPGISERKVTIQDFTEELIRFGFDDVFICPHSHSEGCICRKPNTGMLINGAKKYNLNLENCVVIGDRWSDMLAGSKVKCIKILVKTGAGQSALNEHYDKIRDIKIEYIAENLKDGVEWLNIKN is encoded by the coding sequence ATGAAAAATGAACGGAAAATAGAAGCTATATTTTTAGACAGAGATGGAACAATTGGAGGAGATGACACTGTACACTATCCAGGAACATTTGAATTATTTCCATACTCACAAAATTTGATAGATGAACTAAAGAAAGCTGGTGTAAAATTATTCTCATTTACCAATCAACCAGGGATTTCAGAAAGGAAAGTAACTATACAGGACTTTACTGAGGAACTAATTAGATTTGGTTTCGATGATGTTTTTATCTGTCCACATAGCCATAGTGAAGGTTGCATTTGCAGAAAGCCAAATACAGGTATGCTTATCAACGGTGCAAAAAAATATAATTTAAACTTGGAAAATTGTGTAGTCATTGGGGACAGATGGAGTGATATGTTAGCTGGTTCTAAAGTCAAATGCATTAAGATACTTGTAAAAACAGGGGCAGGTCAATCAGCATTAAATGAACACTATGACAAAATAAGAGATATAAAAATTGAATATATTGCAGAAAATCTCAAAGATGGAGTAGAGTGGCTTAACATTAAAAATTAA
- a CDS encoding GNAT family N-acetyltransferase: MIKINFEEIDIKKHRDTVVEFRKGSFKVSFGDTSGFGEEEDYLRWLDKKIKDFPEGFVLVEEDGKYIGQLELTIRAYEGIAIGYVNLYYLIPEMRGLGKGKELHDYAKKVFLNNKVSEYHLRVSPSNTTAIKFYHTIGMEEIGPEVDGKVIRLKGYL; encoded by the coding sequence GTGATTAAAATCAACTTTGAGGAAATTGATATAAAGAAACATCGAGATACAGTAGTTGAATTTCGAAAAGGCTCATTTAAAGTAAGTTTTGGTGATACATCTGGATTTGGTGAAGAAGAGGATTATCTACGTTGGTTAGATAAAAAAATAAAAGATTTTCCTGAAGGTTTTGTTTTAGTTGAAGAAGACGGAAAATATATAGGACAACTGGAGTTAACAATTCGTGCTTATGAAGGTATTGCCATTGGTTATGTAAATTTGTATTATTTAATACCCGAAATGCGTGGGCTTGGTAAAGGCAAAGAATTACACGATTATGCAAAAAAAGTCTTTTTAAACAATAAAGTTAGTGAGTATCATCTAAGAGTTTCCCCATCAAATACTACTGCGATTAAGTTCTATCATACAATCGGAATGGAAGAAATTGGTCCAGAAGTTGATGGGAAAGTAATTAGGCTGAAAGGTTATTTATAA